CCATCGAGATGTCTCATAAGGCGGGCTACACAACGGTAATTTCTCACCGTTCCGGCGAAACCGAAGATACGACCATCGCCGATGTGGCTGTCGCGGCAAATACCGGTCAGCTCAAAAGCGGTTCCGCGTCGCGCACCGATCGCATCTCCAAGTACAATCAGTTGCTGCGCATCGAGGAATTGTTGGGCGAAGCCGCTGTTTTTGCTGGTGCCAGCGTGTTGAAAAAGTAAAATTTTCCATTCATTTTTGAATGCAAATTTCGTTTCTCAGTTGACCGAATTGAATTAATTCAATGGCGAAAAAGTCAAAAAGAAAAAAAACAACCAGGGGCGCGGGCTCAAATCGTCGCCCCTGGTATTATTTGATTGCAATAGGCATTTTGATAATTGTCGTTGTCTTTCTGCGCGGCAATTACGGCTTTGTCCGCTACATGCAATTGCGAAAGCAAAAGCAAAATCTGGTGGAGGAAATCAAGCGGCTGACTGCCAAGCGGGATCACCTTAAGGAAGAAATCCAACTTTTGAGCTCTGATTATCAATACATAAAAAAGATTTTGCGCGAAAAATACCGCATGGGGGAAAAGGGAGAAAAAATCTTTTTTGTGGCGCCGGCTGACAAAGGAGCGGGAAAAAAGAAAACCCTTGGGAGAGAGTAGCTTGTTGGTGGTTTGCCAGAAACTAATTGCTCCGTTGAGCGTAACAATAATGATTTAGCGACATTGGCAGTGTTGGTTAACGTTTTGATTCTATTATTTTAATAGGCAAAAGAAAGCCATGTGGAAAAAAACAAAAACGTACTTTTTGACAGGATTGCTGGCGCTCACGCCCATTGTGCTGACAATTTTTATTATCTGGAAATTGTTTTTCGCCATCGATGGGTTATTGAAGGGATTTCTCAATAAACACCTGTTAAAATGGCTGGGATTTGAAGCCGGCCAGCATAATCTGACCGGGTTGGGTTTCATCACGATCATTTTATTTGTTCTGCTTGTTGGATTTTTTGCCAGAAATTATGTCGGGAAAAAAATACTCAGCCTCAGCGATGCGCTCGTCACCAGAATACCCATCATCAATCGAATTTACAGTGCGATCCAGCAAATTAGCCAGGCATTCTTATCCGAAAAAACCGAAGTTTTCAAGAAAGCGGTTCTAATCGAATATCCACGTCGCGGGATCTATTCCATCGGATTTTTCACACAGGACACAAG
This sequence is a window from Calditrichota bacterium. Protein-coding genes within it:
- a CDS encoding septum formation initiator family protein gives rise to the protein MAKKSKRKKTTRGAGSNRRPWYYLIAIGILIIVVVFLRGNYGFVRYMQLRKQKQNLVEEIKRLTAKRDHLKEEIQLLSSDYQYIKKILREKYRMGEKGEKIFFVAPADKGAGKKKTLGRE
- a CDS encoding DUF502 domain-containing protein translates to MWKKTKTYFLTGLLALTPIVLTIFIIWKLFFAIDGLLKGFLNKHLLKWLGFEAGQHNLTGLGFITIILFVLLVGFFARNYVGKKILSLSDALVTRIPIINRIYSAIQQISQAFLSEKTEVFKKAVLIEYPRRGIYSIGFFTQDTRGEVQEKLDTDVVSVFLPTTPNPTSGFLLFVPKVDTVELAMPVEEALKLVISGGAIVPNPNHYVKAPLRLTDLFADKIEITPENNAEKDIESRESD